The nucleotide window AGTTTCGCTGCATCGATAAACGGTTGCAGATTAAATTCAACCAGCTCTGCGCCCATTGCTTTCATTCTTTCCAGCGCCAAAGCAAACTGTTTTTTGTACTGCTCATTACCAAAAAACGCCAGCTGTTCCTCGGCAGGTACGCCCACTTTCAGACCACGGAATTCACCAGGCAGTGTTTGCTGAACATTTTCACGCGCATAACCATCGGTCTCGTCATACACTGCGGCAACATCAATCAGAGTTTCAAGATCCGCCGCACTGCGTGTAAAGAAGGTAACGCAGTCCAGAGTTCGACAAGCAGGAACAACGCCACTGCAGCTCAATAAACCTCTGGTAGGCTTTAAGCCCAAGATATTATTAAACGCGGCAGGAACACGACCTGAGCCCGCGGTATCCGTTCCCAACGAGAAGAACACCTGATTAAGCGCCACACTGATGGAACTGCCAGCACTAGAGCCACCGGATATATACTGCGGGTCAAAACTGTTTTTGCCTGCTCCCCAAGGGCTACGAACGCCAACTAAACCGGTTGCGAACTGATCAAGGTTAGTTTTCCCCAGCGGTACCGCGCCTGCTTTGATCAACTGTTCTACGACAAACGCAGACTCTGACGGTTGATAAGCAAATTCTTTGCATCCTGCGGTTGTCGGTAAATCTTGCAGATCAATGTTGTCTTTTATCGCAAATGGCACACCGTACAACGGTAGTGATTGACTGTCTTTTGTCTCCAATTCGGAAAGATAGTCCTCCAACTGCGACTCTGAAATCAGAGAAATCCAGGTGTTGTGTGTATCTTCCTTAGCAAGTTGGTATTTCTGTTTAAGAAAAGTTCGGATATTCAGTTCACCGGAACGGTATCCGGCAAGTAATTGTTCGATAGTAACTGGAGTATTCATCCCTTTACTCCTTATGCTGCTTGAGTATTAATAATGACGAGTGGCTGACCAGCACTCACCTGAGCACCTTTATCGGCGCAAACCTGATCAATAATGCCGGACTCTGAAGCGACGACTTCCAGTTCCATTTTCATCGCTTCCAGAACCATAATAACCTGACCGGCTTTGACGCTATCCCCGGGTTTCACCAGTGCTTGCCAGACATTACCGGCAACATGGCTTTCTACCAGAGTCTGCCCTTCTTCGAGCACCAATTGTTCCTGCGCTTCTTCTTCCACTTCTTCAACGACGAAGTTTGCTTGTCCGCTTTCAATCCAGCGTTGACGTTCTGCTTCAAACGCTGTTTGCTGACGCTGTTTGCACGCATCAATCTCTTGAGAATGTTCATCAACCAACGACTGGTAGCTCGCCAGCGAGAACTCCGTCTCTTCAATTTGCAACGGGTACTGGCCTAACGGGTGCTTACGTCGTATCTCCAGCAACTCCTCTGCGCTGACTTCGTAGAACTTAATCTGGTCGAAGAATCGCAGTAGCCAAGGCTGTTCGAACTCTTTAGTTTGACGATAGCGATTCCACATCTGCAAAGTTCGGCCAACAAACTGATAGCCGCCCGGGCCTTCCATACCATAAACGCACAGATAAGCGCCGCCGATACCGACTGCATTCTCAGGCGTCCAGGTACGTGCAGGGTTGTATTTCGTAGTGACAAGACGGTGACGAGGGTCCATCGGCGTTGCCACTGGTGCGCCCAGATAAACGTCTCCCAAGCCCATCACTAAGTAACTGGCATCAAAGACAATTTTTTTCACATCTTCGACAGAATCCAGGCCATTAATACGACGAATGAACTCGATATTATCCGGGCACCAAGGCGCATTTTTACGCACCACTTCGTCGTATTTTCGGATGGCTAAACGCGTTGCTTCATCGTCCCATGACAACGGAATGTGTACCACGCGAGCCGGAACTGTCAGTTCATCAATATCGGTCAACTGCATTTCCAGTTGCTGCAGATATTTAAGTAATTTGTGGCGAGGAAGAGTCAAGTTATCGTAGTGAATTTGCAGCGATCGAATACCCGGAGTTAATTCTTTAACACCGTCAATATCCATGTCTTCTATCTTCATCATCAGTGCATGTACACGGAAGCGAAGACGAATATCCAACACCTGTGGACCGTATTCCACTAACAGGAAGTCTTCGCCACTCGGACGATAAACCACGTCTTCACCAAAGACTTCTTTAGGCAGTGTTTTTATCACCGGCGACGATAGCTCTGCTGCTTCCAGCTCTGCTTCTTCAATATTCAGCGATGCAATCCCATCAAGTTGAGCGCGTTCTGCCATTTCGGCTTGCTCAATAGTCACAGGTACAAAGCGAATTTTGTCACCCGCCTTGAACTGACCGGCTTTCCATAAGTCAGCTTTGATGATGGTCGCTGGACAAACGAAACCACCCAGGCTTGGACCGTCAGGGCCCAAAATCACGGGCATATCACCGGTAAAATCG belongs to Vibrio sp. STUT-A11 and includes:
- the atzF gene encoding allophanate hydrolase — translated: MNTPVTIEQLLAGYRSGELNIRTFLKQKYQLAKEDTHNTWISLISESQLEDYLSELETKDSQSLPLYGVPFAIKDNIDLQDLPTTAGCKEFAYQPSESAFVVEQLIKAGAVPLGKTNLDQFATGLVGVRSPWGAGKNSFDPQYISGGSSAGSSISVALNQVFFSLGTDTAGSGRVPAAFNNILGLKPTRGLLSCSGVVPACRTLDCVTFFTRSAADLETLIDVAAVYDETDGYARENVQQTLPGEFRGLKVGVPAEEQLAFFGNEQYKKQFALALERMKAMGAELVEFNLQPFIDAAKLLYQGPWVAERYAAIQSFFDQDSSRCLPVIETIIGGAKNYTAADTFQYMYQLQDYKVQCDRLLKEVDVVITPTAGSTYTIEELEANPIELNSNLGYYTNFMNLLDYTAIAIPSSFCESGLPFGFTLFAPAFTDSGLIKLAKAWQKETCLPLGATGQFLPEDERVDLLVCGAHMEGLPLNHQLTGVGAILKAKGETAKSYRMYALAGGPPARPGLVRDEGNGQAIEIEVWSFPKSALGTLLCQIPHPLGLGKVELSDDSWVTGFICEAIGIEGAEDITELGGWRNYLATK